The Vibrio tubiashii ATCC 19109 genome includes the window AATCTAAAAACCGGTCTAAAACGTGTTGAACATAGTCATCAGGCTTAGCTCCTGTCATTTCTTGCACCAGTTCAGATATATTTTCCAAGAGTTTAGCTCGATTAATTGAGTCATAGAACTTGGCAAAATCTAAATGAACTTCATAAATCCGTTCTTCATTAGTTTTTATTTTATTTGCTTCTCGCCCAAAATAAATTGGTCTAGCCAAAAACTGCTGATAATCTTGGAAGTATTTACTATAAGTATTGCTATTACCCCATGAATATGTAGCTTCATGGTCATCACTGTATGTGCAGTGAAGTCTGTTTCCGTAATTGATTACTTTGTTATCGTGAACTTTCTTGAGAACAGTAGAGGGATCACCTTGTTTCGTCTCTACATTGCTAGCAAGTAGCATCATAAGAGCAGTAAAAAGCGTTTGATCATCAATTGAAACATGAGCTAAAGGACGCAATGGTTGTATAGGTGATATGAAGCCTTCAACTTTAGGAGTTATCGCTTTAGGTTCCCATTTAATAGCATTGTTAGCAGGACTCTCCGCAGAAGGCGGTATAAACGTCCATGGATGAGACTTTGGGGCGGGAATAAGCTGAAGTGGTGATAGTCTCAGAACTTTCTTATCGATTGCGGTAGTTAATGCCTTGATTCTACTTTCGAGCTCCAAAGCAGACATGTCTAAGTCAAGGTAGTCAACGTACCAATTGACACCTCTAATGTGCTGATGTGATTTTTTCCATGCGTTTAGAAGAACAACCTCATCAATCAGAAAATCTTTTGTTGGTAATAGTTTTTTGTATTTGTTCTTGAGTAACATACAGTGACAATTATTAGCAGTTGAATAGGAACTTGATGCATATCATATCGCTTTTCCATTATGTAAACGAACATTAAAACCAGCTATCAATGATGTTTTAGTCGTAAAGGAAAGCTTTTTGCTTACATTAGTTCTGATATGGCAAACCAAGATGAACAGAATGCGAATGAGTTTCAGCGCTAAGTGATAATGAGGCAAAACTGATTTAGGGCAACCTGTTAGAAGTGGTCGCATCGAGTAAACGAAACTGACAGATTACAATCAGACTAATTCACATATTTGTATTATTTCAGTAACCTCTTAAAATTGTCCGTAAGTTGTTCCCTAACCTCATGTTCTTCAGCCTCCCACAGTCCACATAAATAGTCGATTACCACTTGAACGTCCGACGGATAACATGGTTTTGAATCCAACTTGGCAAACGGCCCATCTGACTCTAACAATAACCTATCTTTAGGTATCCATCCTGCGATTCTTTTCCCTCTAGCACTTGAAAGCATAGCTGGACCGACAGAGAAAAAACCATTTACGTTAACTACTGTATCTAGCTGCTTTTTTGTTCCCAGAAACCAGTGGAAAATCGGCACTCCAAAGCCTGGATACATGGCCAAGCAATCGAGCACTTCTTCAACAGCCTCCAGACTATGTATCGTTAGTATTTTGTTAGAGAAGCGCTGGCACAACTTCAAAACTTCAGTAAAAACTTTCTGCTGGATTGCGAAATGCTCCTTGAATCCCTTGGAGCCATCTAATCCTACTTCTCCGATATAACGGGTGTCAGGAACTAAAGTTTCAAACAGAGCTAACTCATGCTCACGTAGATGTGCGACCTGAGGATGAAACCCCAAAGCAGTTTTTACTCGTGGTAAACTTTTGGTTAGTTCTCTCGTCCCTTGCCACGCAGAAGGAACCGTAGTTACTGACAATACGTATAATCCACTACTCTCTATATCTTTCAATACCACATCAAAATCAGGATAGAGATCAACGTGACAGTGTAAATCCATCATTTAATTTTCTCGTGCTTTAAGAATTGAGCGACCTCCATCAAGCCTCTTTTTGCGACATCAGCCAACTGTTCTCTCAATTGTGTATCCTGAGGCAAAGGCCCACTCTGACGAATCCATTTTTCAAAGTCTCCATCTTTATCGTGTTTTTTAATTGCCATAGATACTGCAAGTAAATCATCTCTCTCATTTTTGTATTTCTTTACTACATTTAAGTTCTCTGCATCATAAGGAGCGTCTTTACCAAACCCAGCTTTAAATACAGACGCTCTTCTAATCAAACATGGAACACATCTTCCACACTGGATGTGTTTTCTATGCCAGTTACTACACGAAACACTAAGCACAACCGCTTTCTTGATCGCTGTTTTGTCAACACATTCAGATACCATTTCTCCTTTGGTTTTCAGTTGGTAGGGATTTTCAAGAGAAATCTTAAAACCAACATTGTTCAGCAAATGTTCCAGCTTTGATATATAGAATGGATGTGTTGTTCTCGTACTATGAGATCCTATACGTCTTCTTGTAAGAGGTGGATTGAGTGAGATATAACCATTCTCCGGAATGATTATTCTGGAAATAGACTCATCATTATTTGCTGCTCTTAGTGCGCTGATTCCAAGTACTGCTAAAGCGATGAAATTGAAACTTCTTCCCCTCATAGACACATCCGTTTTTCCGCGCCTACTCTCAATTATTCTAGGAGATATATCGAACGAAAACTCTCCGTACTTACCCTCCAGTAATGACTTAATAGCTCTTTGTTTTTTTCCATCACCTTTATAGCTGTGACTAATCAATAGTGGTCTATCCATGTTACTACCATTAATCATGTCTAAAGCACCGACAGCACTATCTAGTCCACCAGAGAACAAGCTAACGCAGTTTAAGCCTATCAGGGAACTAGCCTTATCTTTAGCCTTTTTACTTTTCTTGGGCTTAGGAAGTTCCAATTGAGTTGATTCAAAATTTAACCGCCAGTAGTCTCCTGTAAGAAACCCCAAAATTGAGGACAATTCTTCAGCGACACCTTGCCAGAGTTCTTTGTGATATACAGGTATGAACAGTTCCAGTTGCCGAGACCAGGCATCTGGAGCGTCTTTTCTCAAAACAAAAGTTTCTGCGGATGTAACAGCAGTTGCAATTGTTATTAAGTCCAAAGACTTAGAATCGATCTCAACCCCTAAGCTACGAACCTTGTCAATAAGACTCCTAGATGCCAAACTCACCTTATTGGGATAATGCATATGAGTTCCATAAATCTGCACTGGATAGCATTCATCTCCTTGCTTAGGTAAGCGTTCAGGATTATTGTTGAAGTAACATTGCATCATCAGTAGCTCTCCCACTCTTCAATTGTTTTAGCGATCACGTCGATTTGGATCTTAGTAATTGTATCTCTGGTCATCACCGAGTAGTTTCCGCCTGTAATATCATGAAGCTGTGTTTCAGTTACAACTTTTACCAATTCTCTTAGTTCAGTTTCCATGTCAAGTTGTTTTAAATGTGTTTCCGCGTGCAACCAAGCTTCCCCCATATCATTTAAGACTTCTTGAAAAACTAAATCTGTCAAATAGTTAGCAACAACATCACCAACCAAGTCAGGATTGAACATGCCTTCATCAAACTCTTCTTGGTCTTCTAAAGCTTCTGTTAAGGCGTAGTCTATTGCTATTCTGATTTGATCCGAATCAGAAGCATCAGGACACAGATGTTCCGAAATTCGGTCAATTGCTTGGTCGATCGATAAACCCGATAAATCAGAAAGATTCAGTGTTCTATTTTGAGCTTTTACTGAATCTCCACTAACTAAGCTAAATAATGCTGTACCAGCTGTAATACCACCCGCTAGCTTACGAGCCATGCTACTTCCACCACCTTTAGAGCTTGTGGAATACTTCTTCAGCGCCCGCCTTAAATCATTAGAACCACCACCGGATTTAGCATAATCACCAAATGCTCGTCTTGCTCCAGCCAAACGTTTACCAGGCAAAGTTTGAATCTTTGGTCCAGGAATAAGATCCTGAACAGACCCATTGTCAATCTCCAAGGATTCATCTGAAGAATCACCTCCTTCTTCAGATTCAGGGACTCCACCACCATCACTGGGTATTAACTCTAAGGGGTCACTTTCTTCGGCCCACGGTGGAATAAGTGGACTGCTATTATTTGGACCAGAACTTGATGCTGATGTACCCATACCTTATTTATTCTCCATACTTTTTATAAGTGATGTAATCCACCGTTGTTTAGGCAACGAACTTAAAAACTCTTTAAACAAGCCTTTACACTTTTCATCATGGTCTGCTAGCAGGATTCCACCCATGATACCGATGGGCCTTTGCGTGTAATCATCAACTTGCCCCAACCTTTCAATTAACCCCTCCATTACAGCCATATACTCTTCTTTAGGGGTTTCATTTATTAGCCTCGCGTTTACATTACTTGTTCTATTTTTTTGCTTTAGTAAAGAACTCAACAAATGTTGTGCCGCCGAAGATATGACGGTATTTATCTGGCCCAGTGGTATATTTTCTCTACTTAAGTATGCCGCAGGTAATAAGTTCTTTTCTGAAAATGAAGGGGGAAGGTTAGCCCAGTCCCGGATGAACTCCTGCTCATTAACCCACTCATCAGGCCAATCAAACTCAAGGTTTCCTTGCTCTAGGTTAAGCAGAACCTCTGGTTTTCCATCTTCTTTTTCTATTAGCTTATATAAATGCCTCGCAGCACTAGTGCCTACACAACGCTCAAAAATGACAAGTTTAGTTAACGTAGCTTCATCAAGTTGCATCCCTCTTCTTGATGCTATTTTTTTTCGCATCTTTATCTGATTCAACAAACGCTTAACAATTCTAGGGTTGCCGCTAATATTAGGAGAAGTTGCCAAGATAGGAGCCAGTTTTTCCGCCATTTTTAAAACAAGGATAGCCTTTTCTTTATCATCAAAATCTATGTCATAAAGAAGTTCATCGACCGTTCTCTGCTCACCTTTCCAGGCTTCTCGTAGATCAGTTTCTA containing:
- the qatC gene encoding Qat anti-phage system QueC-like protein QatC, with translation MMQCYFNNNPERLPKQGDECYPVQIYGTHMHYPNKVSLASRSLIDKVRSLGVEIDSKSLDLITIATAVTSAETFVLRKDAPDAWSRQLELFIPVYHKELWQGVAEELSSILGFLTGDYWRLNFESTQLELPKPKKSKKAKDKASSLIGLNCVSLFSGGLDSAVGALDMINGSNMDRPLLISHSYKGDGKKQRAIKSLLEGKYGEFSFDISPRIIESRRGKTDVSMRGRSFNFIALAVLGISALRAANNDESISRIIIPENGYISLNPPLTRRRIGSHSTRTTHPFYISKLEHLLNNVGFKISLENPYQLKTKGEMVSECVDKTAIKKAVVLSVSCSNWHRKHIQCGRCVPCLIRRASVFKAGFGKDAPYDAENLNVVKKYKNERDDLLAVSMAIKKHDKDGDFEKWIRQSGPLPQDTQLREQLADVAKRGLMEVAQFLKHEKIK
- the qatD gene encoding Qat anti-phage system TatD family nuclease QatD, whose product is MMDLHCHVDLYPDFDVVLKDIESSGLYVLSVTTVPSAWQGTRELTKSLPRVKTALGFHPQVAHLREHELALFETLVPDTRYIGEVGLDGSKGFKEHFAIQQKVFTEVLKLCQRFSNKILTIHSLEAVEEVLDCLAMYPGFGVPIFHWFLGTKKQLDTVVNVNGFFSVGPAMLSSARGKRIAGWIPKDRLLLESDGPFAKLDSKPCYPSDVQVVIDYLCGLWEAEEHEVREQLTDNFKRLLK